The sequence TTGGTCTCGGCTTTGGTCATATTTGATAAAATAGCTTCTCCTACATGAGGCTCGAACAGTACATTACTTACCCAACCCGTTTTTACACTATCGGCATCACCATAATGAGTAAATAATTTTTCCATAAACTCGTACCAAAGACCGGAGCGCAAACGATAATTACCATCCGCTGCGCTTACCCCCGCCGAAGTTAACATACCACCCAGCCAAGGTGTTTCTTCCACAATCAGAACAGAAACACCCATACGAGCCGCCTGGATACCGGCCATCGTTCCACTTGCTCCGCCCCCAACAATCATCACATCCGTTGAAAGTATTTCAGCCTTTTGTTGTGAGAATATGTTTAGAGAGACTAAAATTAGGAAAAGCGACAAAATCAATTTATTCTTCATGCTTATTAATGATTTATGTTTTGGTAAAAACCGATTTGCTTAAAAAAATGTTACAAGGCATTCCGCGTACCGCCATAGTTTTAGCGGAGGAGCAAATGCCCAGCCTAGTTATAAAAAAGGTATCTTAAAAAAATTGCATGCTTTTATCTACCTACCTCTATAATTATTATTTTCAGCTATTTTTTCCAGTGTTTTCCAACACTGATACAATCCTCTTGGTACATGAAAACATCCTTTCCATTTTCCGCCTTTTAAGGGTAACAGAATTTCTCCTTGACGATTCAGATAACCAAACCACTCGCCATGTTCGGTATCTTTAAAGTGAGACCAAGTATAGTCATGCACCTTATGGAACCATTCCAGACACTTTTTGTCACCCGTTAATTGATATCCTTTTAAAAGGCTGATTAAAGTTTCGATATGCACCCACCAAAGTTTTTGATCCCATTCCAATTGTTGTGGTGGATGCCCTTTAATATCCATGAAATAAAAGATACCTCCGAATTTTTTATCCCAGCCATACTCCAAGGTTTGCAATATTATATTTTTTGCTTTTTTAATTAAATCTTTTCTATCCAGTCGTACCCCCAAATCCATAATAAACCACATGGCTTCGATGGCATGACCCGGATTTAATAGGCGACCATCAAAAGTATCCGAAAATCTACCGTCTATTTGCACATTCTCTAAAATAAGTTGATAGTCCTTATTGTAAAATACATCCAATACCTCGGTAATAACATTATCCACAGTTTCGTTTACCAACCGGGCATCGAGTAAGTGCTCAATTTCCAACGACAGATTACAAAGTATCATTGGTAAAGCAAAGTTTTTTAAGGGTCGTGTACCTGGAAAAGCTTTATTATAAACACCCTTTGGATTATCTTTTCGCTCCAAAATTCGGTCGAATGTTAATTTTGAAATTTTTGCAAAATGCTGATTATCTGTTGCCAGACTCAACTGCCCAAAGGCCATTGTGGCAAAGGTATTGGAAAAAATATTGTACGGCTGTACCAGAGGTTTCCCTTCACGTGTAAGGCTAAAATACCAGTTATAGCTTTTGTCGTGACCGTATTTTTCCAGAAAACGTGCTCCATTTAAAGCTACATCCAACCACTCTTGCTTTTGCTCTACTTTGTTATACAGCATAGCAAACAGCCACACCTGGCGAGCTTGTAACCATACAAATTTATCGGTATCAAAAACCTTCCCAGATTGATCAAGACATGTGAAATATCCACCATGAGACGTATCCAATGAATTATTCATCCAAAAGGGCACCACATTTTCAAAGAGTTCTGTTTTATATTGATTAGCCAATGCCACAAAATCAAGCTTATCCATTTTTTAATATTTATTTGTTCAAAACAGTATCGCCGTTTAAAACGCCCACATTCTTCGTTATTTATCTCTTTTTAGTGTCAACTTATAACAGAATCATGGCTTATCTGCTTCACAAATAACCGTTTGTTTTTCAGATTGCTCCCGCACATACTCTTGGTACCTGTTATACAGGTGGCCTGCCTGCAAATAGGCTGACTGAGGACTCATAAAGTGTGAAAATTCAAAAGTAATTGCATTTTCAATCCCGGCTTGTTTTGCCAATTCAAGTTTTAAGCGTAGCTTTTCCCACTTAATGGGTAAAAACTTAATAGGCATATCCCTGTCAAACGTTTCGGTATTAGTCCAACATTCCAAACCATTTGCTTCAGCTATTTCCTTATTTATCCTCAAAAAATCTATCAATTCATCATATTCTACATGACCATCCTGAAAGGCCACTATATCCACTGCACCTTTGATGCCTTTAAAGATATCGTCCCAATCTTTTTTATGCTGGTCAAGACTTACACAATTGGGACGGGATGTTTTGGAGGTATATTGACTGATATTTTTAACACCGTCTATGTAAGGCGAAATCATAGTGGTCAATCCTCCTGAAACCGATTTGCAATAATGTCCTAACGAAGCATACAGGCTTACAATCTCATTCGTCTTGCGGCTTATCTCCTGTGATATGTACCAGCCTTTAAAAGCTTTATATTGTCCATACCGAGCCCATACTTCATCAATCACTGCTTTGTTAATCTCCACTTCTTTTTCATATTGGCCTGTCGTCCAGTACTTACCCGAATCATATAGGCCAAAATAGAATAGCATCCCATACTTTTCACTCAGTTCAAGAAACAGTTTAACCAAATCTATAGAAGGTTGATACGCCCCCATCTCTTTAATCAACACATCGGAGGAATAGGTAATCCACTTCCGATAGCCTGATCGTATCAAGATCACCATCTCAATCCCAATCTGTTTCATGTGACGAAAATCTTCGTCCCATTCCTTTCTTCCCCAGTTTTGATGGGGTATATCGTGACTTATTTCGTCTAAAAATGTTCCTTTTATCATATTGCTTATCTTAAATTCTTTTACACCTTTTTCCTATCAATATTTTTTAGATTATCGTACCATGTTCTTTTCAGAATTACAGAAGTAACAACAAATACAGCAATGGCCACTATTGTGGAATTCGTTTGCCCGGTTAGCAGATATAGTGGAATTACAACCATTGACATTTGCCAAATGATTCCAATAATTACGTTTAAAGCATCACGTTTAAAGTCCTTATTTGGTTCAAAGGATGCATCTTCAGCCATAACCGCTTTTTTGACCGGATTCCAAAAACCCCATGGATTTGTTTGCTTATAAAATTTCTTAAGTATTTCCATATCCTCGGGTTTGGTTAACAAGGTACCCAACCATGAGGCCAGGAAAGAAACTACCAAAATTACCGGGAAAATATAAATATCGATTATGCCTGGAAACCACAAACGGACTAGCGGTGGGATAATTAACGAAGCGACTAATCCTCCCAACATACCGAAGAAATACCCCATCCCATTAAATCGCCACCAAATCCATTTTAGCACGTTGGAAGCGGCATACCCTCCATAAAGGGAAGAAGTAATCCAGAGGGTTAAACTATTGAGGGAAGTAGCAAAGAGACCAAATCCCAATCCAATTAGCACGAGTAAAAAACTAGAAAGGTAACTGTAGCGTATCAGCTTTGCATTGGAAGCTTCAGGATTCACATATTTTTTATATAAATCATTTACAAGATAAGCAGGAGCCGCATTAATAAAAGCGGCAAAAGTACCCATAAAAGCAGCCAATAAACCGGCCAATAGCAGCCCCTTTAAACCCACTGGCACAAACTTTTGTATAGCCATGGGCAGCACCATTTCAAAATCCATATTCGTACCCATGGCCATCATTTCAGGTTTCAGATAAACCAAAGCCAATACTGCAAATCCGCCTATCATTAAGTATCGTGGAATGTATAGTACCAGAGAGGTTAATCCACTCATCTTGGCTGCTTCTGCGGGGGTGCGAGTTGATAAAATACGTTGCATGTCGTAACTGGGCACAGGCCCGGCCAGACTAGCAAATATGCCTTTAAATATCATCATCATGAGCAGCATCCCGAACATTTCAAACCCATCGCTGCTGATCTTATCGTTGAGTGCTGGAAAGATGCTTGACCAATCCAAGTCCAAATTCCAGTCCGGCATCATATTACCCCAGCCTTGGGGTGTTGCAGCAACTATCTGTTCGGCAGTTACAGAATTAAACGCAATTATGCCGATGGAAATACATGCTACGGTCATAATCAAGAATTGTAGTACTTCTGTGCTAACCACACTGTACATTCCGCCTTTTAAAGTATAGATAGTTGTAATGGCAATAATGATAAGGGCATATACCTGCGCGGAGGTCAGATGCAACCCCAGTATAACAGTTGATAGATCCCAAGCGAAAAACGTTTCGGCGAATTTTCCTATCCCTCCAACAAAATAGGCAATAAACCCAATCACACTAATTACTGCGAATATCACCACGATTAAATGTGACAAGCGTCCACCCCGACCTTCACCAAAGCGGAATGTAATCCATTGTGCTCCTGTCATGGCATTTGACCGACGCATCCATACAGCTAAAAACACCATCACAAAAATTTGATTCCATACCGGCCAAAGCCAAGGTATCCAAGCACTTTTCAATCCAT is a genomic window of Saccharicrinis carchari containing:
- a CDS encoding AGE family epimerase/isomerase, whose product is MDKLDFVALANQYKTELFENVVPFWMNNSLDTSHGGYFTCLDQSGKVFDTDKFVWLQARQVWLFAMLYNKVEQKQEWLDVALNGARFLEKYGHDKSYNWYFSLTREGKPLVQPYNIFSNTFATMAFGQLSLATDNQHFAKISKLTFDRILERKDNPKGVYNKAFPGTRPLKNFALPMILCNLSLEIEHLLDARLVNETVDNVITEVLDVFYNKDYQLILENVQIDGRFSDTFDGRLLNPGHAIEAMWFIMDLGVRLDRKDLIKKAKNIILQTLEYGWDKKFGGIFYFMDIKGHPPQQLEWDQKLWWVHIETLISLLKGYQLTGDKKCLEWFHKVHDYTWSHFKDTEHGEWFGYLNRQGEILLPLKGGKWKGCFHVPRGLYQCWKTLEKIAENNNYRGR
- a CDS encoding DUF4434 domain-containing protein; the encoded protein is MIKGTFLDEISHDIPHQNWGRKEWDEDFRHMKQIGIEMVILIRSGYRKWITYSSDVLIKEMGAYQPSIDLVKLFLELSEKYGMLFYFGLYDSGKYWTTGQYEKEVEINKAVIDEVWARYGQYKAFKGWYISQEISRKTNEIVSLYASLGHYCKSVSGGLTTMISPYIDGVKNISQYTSKTSRPNCVSLDQHKKDWDDIFKGIKGAVDIVAFQDGHVEYDELIDFLRINKEIAEANGLECWTNTETFDRDMPIKFLPIKWEKLRLKLELAKQAGIENAITFEFSHFMSPQSAYLQAGHLYNRYQEYVREQSEKQTVICEADKP
- a CDS encoding sodium:solute symporter family protein encodes the protein MILSWIDISIVLLYLALTLFIGFWLSKRASKNLESYFLGGNKIKWYLLGLSNASGMFDISGTMWTVTLVFVYGLKSAWIPWLWPVWNQIFVMVFLAVWMRRSNAMTGAQWITFRFGEGRGGRLSHLIVVIFAVISVIGFIAYFVGGIGKFAETFFAWDLSTVILGLHLTSAQVYALIIIAITTIYTLKGGMYSVVSTEVLQFLIMTVACISIGIIAFNSVTAEQIVAATPQGWGNMMPDWNLDLDWSSIFPALNDKISSDGFEMFGMLLMMMIFKGIFASLAGPVPSYDMQRILSTRTPAEAAKMSGLTSLVLYIPRYLMIGGFAVLALVYLKPEMMAMGTNMDFEMVLPMAIQKFVPVGLKGLLLAGLLAAFMGTFAAFINAAPAYLVNDLYKKYVNPEASNAKLIRYSYLSSFLLVLIGLGFGLFATSLNSLTLWITSSLYGGYAASNVLKWIWWRFNGMGYFFGMLGGLVASLIIPPLVRLWFPGIIDIYIFPVILVVSFLASWLGTLLTKPEDMEILKKFYKQTNPWGFWNPVKKAVMAEDASFEPNKDFKRDALNVIIGIIWQMSMVVIPLYLLTGQTNSTIVAIAVFVVTSVILKRTWYDNLKNIDRKKV